A window of Cryptomeria japonica chromosome 3, Sugi_1.0, whole genome shotgun sequence contains these coding sequences:
- the LOC131027813 gene encoding E3 ubiquitin-protein ligase WAV3 isoform X1: MGSSKWRRARDLLGKHLCMVVHPENEDPSYEIVPSRSSSLCLVGESNPGPSKSSPRQLSKLGARSSRSTCAICLEAIKPGNGHALFTAECSHTFHFPCIASNVKYGNLICPVCRAKWNEVPLLGPPTVQALPPRIRRLNSSSWSQEMQSPRLLRHGLLLHSSVQEPSVFDDDEPLAQAQRSPHEIRQKNSYGHTKSSANAGEEVTGTLDSIDGGTHEVIASMYSSVKSNMSVGMKDEPEALFVEILPELAAVPRSEVWDKFTVLLHLKAPSSIAIQQNDNQICEEGVQSGTAHEIELGTQNHTHSSEGIMRSPLQACDATTDRSPIDLVTVLDVSGSMSGTKLVLLKRAMGFVIQNLCPADRLAIVVFSSTAKRLFPLRHMTQEGRQQALQAVDLLVSTGGTNIAEGLRKGSKVLEDRRERNTVSSIMLLSDGQDTHNIGNHWEVTYTNSRRASDYHCLLPGSIRHASQHGFTSIPVHTFGFGSDHDATAMHSIAEASGGTFSFIETESFIQDAFAQCIGGLLSVMIQDVQVAITSSNPDVQLVAIQAGGYASNITDEGQQGFIKIGDLYAEEERDFLIDVKLPALLSSIDGSSCNGMKVINVVCTYRDPVSQKTFQTMVNELVIERPESISMEQQSVCLEVDRQRNRLSAANTIADARACADRGDLSRAQLILGTTRTALQMSRASQAGDQLCKSLESELAEIQERMANAQLYENSGRAYVLSAHISHSRQRATTRGNSNDGLTTVGDYKTSKMLDMLMRSQTMCPPAQVAASRTLLPSKTFPLPESRSSR; this comes from the exons ATGGGTAGCAGTAAATGGAGAAGAGCCAGGGATTTGCTGGGAAAGCATCTCTGCATGGTGGTTCATCCAGAAAATGAAGATCCTTCATATGAGATTGTGCCCTCGCGTTCTAGTTCTCTGTGCTTAGTAGGGGAATCGAACCCGGGACCTTCGAAGTCTTCGCCACGACAGTTGAGCAAGCTCGGCGCCCGATCTTCTCGT AGCACTTGTGCTATATGTCTTGAGGCAATAAAACCAGGTAATGGACACGCCTTATTCACAGCAGAATGTTCTCACACGTTTCACTTTCCTTGCATTGCTTCCAATGTGAAGTATGGCAATCTGATATGCCCAGTTTGCCGTGCAAAGTGGAATGAGGTTCCTTTGCTTGGCCCTCCAACAGTACAAGCACTGCCTCCTAGAATACGAAGATTAAATTCTTCAAGCTGGTCACAAGAAATGCAAAGTCCTCGTCTTCTTCGACATGGACTTCTACTGCATTCCTCTGTTCAAGAGCCAAGTGTATTTGATGATGATGAGCCCTTAGCACAGGCTCAAAGAAGTCCTCATGAAATCAGACAAAAGAACTCATATGGTCATACAAAAAGTTCAGCGAATGCAGGCGAAGAAGTTACAGGTACTCTAGATTCAATTGATGGAGGTACACATGAAGTGATTGCAAGTATGTACTCATCCGTCAAGTCTAATATGTCTGTGGGAATGAAAGATGAGCCTGAAGCCTTGTTTGTTGAAATACTTCCTGAGCTTGCTGCTGTTCCACGATCAGAGGTCTGGGACAAATTCACTGTTCTGCTTCATCTGAAAGCTCCATCTTCTATTGCTATTCAACAAAATGATAATCAAATTTGTGAAGAGGGAGTTCAAAGTGGCACAGCTCATGAAATAGAACTAGGCACTCAAAATCATACCCACTCGTCAGAGGGTATAATGAGAAGCCCATTGCAAGCCTGCGATGCAACCACTGACCGATCACCCATAGATCTTGTGACTGTTCTTGATGTGAGTGGCAGTATGTCAGGTACTAAATTGGTGCTCTTAAAGCGTGCGATGGGTTTTGTAATTCAGAATCTTTGCCCTGCAGATCGTCTAGCAATAGTTGTATTCTCCTCCACTGCAAAGCGATTATTTCCTCTTCGTCACATGACTCAGGAAGGTCGGCAGCAAGCATTGCAAGCAGTGGATTTGCTTGTCTCAACTGGTGGAACCAATATTGCTGAAGGTTTGAGAAAGGGCTCTAAAGTGCTGGAAGATCGACGTGAGCGGAATACAGTATCTAGTATCATGTTACTTTCTGATGGACAGGATACGCACAACATTGGCAATCATTGGGAAGTTACTTACACAAACTCCAGGAGAGCATCAGATTACCATTGTCTTTTGCCAGGTTCGATAAGGCATGCATCACAGCATGGCTTTACTTCAATACCTGTCCATACATTTGGATTTGGGTCAGATCATGATGCTACAGCTATGCACTCTATAGCTGAGGCATCTGGAGGCACTTTTTCTTTCATAGAGACAGAAAGCTTCATTCAAGATGCTTTTGCACAGTGTATTGGTGGGTTGCTTAGTGTGATGATCCAGGATGTGCAGGTGGCGATTACCTCATCTAATCCAGATGTGCAGTTGGTTGCTATTCAAGCGGGTGGTTATGCAAGCAACATCACAGATGAAGGTCAACAGGGATTCATAAAGATTGGAGACTTGTATGCAGAGGAAGAAAGAGACTTTTTGATTGATGTTAAGCTTCCAGCTTTGTTGAGCTCAATTGATGGTAGCAGCTGCAATGGCATGAAGGTTATtaatgtagtttgcacctacagaGATCCAGTCTCACAGAAAACATTTCAAACCATGGTAAATGAGCTTGTTATTGAGCGTCCAGAGTCAATCAGCATGGAGCAACAGTCTGTGTGTCTCGAAGTTGACAGGCAAAGGAATCGATTAAGTGCTGCTAACACCATTGCTGATGCCAGAGCATGTGCAGATAGAGGTGATTTGTCAAGAGCGCAACTAATCCTAGGCACTACGAGAACCGCTCTGCAAATGTCACGAGCTTCTCAGGCAGGAGATCAACTTTGCAAATCGCTTGAATCTGAATTGGCAGAGATTCAAGAGAGAATGGCAAATGCTCAGCTTTATGAGAACTCAGGCCGTGCATATGTTCTCTCTGCACATATATCTCACTCTCGACAGAGGGCTACTACGCGAGGGAATTCCAATGATGGCTTAACCACGGTTGGTGACTATAAAACTTCTAAAATGTTAGACATGCTGATGCGTTCTCAAACGATGTGCCCTCCAGCTCAAGTTGCTGCGTCAAGGACATTGCTACCTTCAAAAACTTTTCCTTTGCCAGAATCGAGATCCTCTCGTTAA
- the LOC131027813 gene encoding E3 ubiquitin-protein ligase WAV3 isoform X2 encodes MFLHLRSTCAICLEAIKPGNGHALFTAECSHTFHFPCIASNVKYGNLICPVCRAKWNEVPLLGPPTVQALPPRIRRLNSSSWSQEMQSPRLLRHGLLLHSSVQEPSVFDDDEPLAQAQRSPHEIRQKNSYGHTKSSANAGEEVTGTLDSIDGGTHEVIASMYSSVKSNMSVGMKDEPEALFVEILPELAAVPRSEVWDKFTVLLHLKAPSSIAIQQNDNQICEEGVQSGTAHEIELGTQNHTHSSEGIMRSPLQACDATTDRSPIDLVTVLDVSGSMSGTKLVLLKRAMGFVIQNLCPADRLAIVVFSSTAKRLFPLRHMTQEGRQQALQAVDLLVSTGGTNIAEGLRKGSKVLEDRRERNTVSSIMLLSDGQDTHNIGNHWEVTYTNSRRASDYHCLLPGSIRHASQHGFTSIPVHTFGFGSDHDATAMHSIAEASGGTFSFIETESFIQDAFAQCIGGLLSVMIQDVQVAITSSNPDVQLVAIQAGGYASNITDEGQQGFIKIGDLYAEEERDFLIDVKLPALLSSIDGSSCNGMKVINVVCTYRDPVSQKTFQTMVNELVIERPESISMEQQSVCLEVDRQRNRLSAANTIADARACADRGDLSRAQLILGTTRTALQMSRASQAGDQLCKSLESELAEIQERMANAQLYENSGRAYVLSAHISHSRQRATTRGNSNDGLTTVGDYKTSKMLDMLMRSQTMCPPAQVAASRTLLPSKTFPLPESRSSR; translated from the exons ATGTTTTTACATTTGCGG AGCACTTGTGCTATATGTCTTGAGGCAATAAAACCAGGTAATGGACACGCCTTATTCACAGCAGAATGTTCTCACACGTTTCACTTTCCTTGCATTGCTTCCAATGTGAAGTATGGCAATCTGATATGCCCAGTTTGCCGTGCAAAGTGGAATGAGGTTCCTTTGCTTGGCCCTCCAACAGTACAAGCACTGCCTCCTAGAATACGAAGATTAAATTCTTCAAGCTGGTCACAAGAAATGCAAAGTCCTCGTCTTCTTCGACATGGACTTCTACTGCATTCCTCTGTTCAAGAGCCAAGTGTATTTGATGATGATGAGCCCTTAGCACAGGCTCAAAGAAGTCCTCATGAAATCAGACAAAAGAACTCATATGGTCATACAAAAAGTTCAGCGAATGCAGGCGAAGAAGTTACAGGTACTCTAGATTCAATTGATGGAGGTACACATGAAGTGATTGCAAGTATGTACTCATCCGTCAAGTCTAATATGTCTGTGGGAATGAAAGATGAGCCTGAAGCCTTGTTTGTTGAAATACTTCCTGAGCTTGCTGCTGTTCCACGATCAGAGGTCTGGGACAAATTCACTGTTCTGCTTCATCTGAAAGCTCCATCTTCTATTGCTATTCAACAAAATGATAATCAAATTTGTGAAGAGGGAGTTCAAAGTGGCACAGCTCATGAAATAGAACTAGGCACTCAAAATCATACCCACTCGTCAGAGGGTATAATGAGAAGCCCATTGCAAGCCTGCGATGCAACCACTGACCGATCACCCATAGATCTTGTGACTGTTCTTGATGTGAGTGGCAGTATGTCAGGTACTAAATTGGTGCTCTTAAAGCGTGCGATGGGTTTTGTAATTCAGAATCTTTGCCCTGCAGATCGTCTAGCAATAGTTGTATTCTCCTCCACTGCAAAGCGATTATTTCCTCTTCGTCACATGACTCAGGAAGGTCGGCAGCAAGCATTGCAAGCAGTGGATTTGCTTGTCTCAACTGGTGGAACCAATATTGCTGAAGGTTTGAGAAAGGGCTCTAAAGTGCTGGAAGATCGACGTGAGCGGAATACAGTATCTAGTATCATGTTACTTTCTGATGGACAGGATACGCACAACATTGGCAATCATTGGGAAGTTACTTACACAAACTCCAGGAGAGCATCAGATTACCATTGTCTTTTGCCAGGTTCGATAAGGCATGCATCACAGCATGGCTTTACTTCAATACCTGTCCATACATTTGGATTTGGGTCAGATCATGATGCTACAGCTATGCACTCTATAGCTGAGGCATCTGGAGGCACTTTTTCTTTCATAGAGACAGAAAGCTTCATTCAAGATGCTTTTGCACAGTGTATTGGTGGGTTGCTTAGTGTGATGATCCAGGATGTGCAGGTGGCGATTACCTCATCTAATCCAGATGTGCAGTTGGTTGCTATTCAAGCGGGTGGTTATGCAAGCAACATCACAGATGAAGGTCAACAGGGATTCATAAAGATTGGAGACTTGTATGCAGAGGAAGAAAGAGACTTTTTGATTGATGTTAAGCTTCCAGCTTTGTTGAGCTCAATTGATGGTAGCAGCTGCAATGGCATGAAGGTTATtaatgtagtttgcacctacagaGATCCAGTCTCACAGAAAACATTTCAAACCATGGTAAATGAGCTTGTTATTGAGCGTCCAGAGTCAATCAGCATGGAGCAACAGTCTGTGTGTCTCGAAGTTGACAGGCAAAGGAATCGATTAAGTGCTGCTAACACCATTGCTGATGCCAGAGCATGTGCAGATAGAGGTGATTTGTCAAGAGCGCAACTAATCCTAGGCACTACGAGAACCGCTCTGCAAATGTCACGAGCTTCTCAGGCAGGAGATCAACTTTGCAAATCGCTTGAATCTGAATTGGCAGAGATTCAAGAGAGAATGGCAAATGCTCAGCTTTATGAGAACTCAGGCCGTGCATATGTTCTCTCTGCACATATATCTCACTCTCGACAGAGGGCTACTACGCGAGGGAATTCCAATGATGGCTTAACCACGGTTGGTGACTATAAAACTTCTAAAATGTTAGACATGCTGATGCGTTCTCAAACGATGTGCCCTCCAGCTCAAGTTGCTGCGTCAAGGACATTGCTACCTTCAAAAACTTTTCCTTTGCCAGAATCGAGATCCTCTCGTTAA